Proteins encoded by one window of Vitis vinifera cultivar Pinot Noir 40024 chromosome 10, ASM3070453v1:
- the LOC100253670 gene encoding ATP-dependent helicase rhp16 isoform X4 encodes MVRRSNRIAALPPKSFAALESSEEEEEEDSAGEEEREKDDEGRLQDVFDDDKEDASEHRPKRGRKKQQSKPKLQWKVLEEDYETFLDFFEIKNHLIDFEDEVILETTEAPPLFLVPLLSHQKEWLTWALEQEESPFRGGLLADEMGMGKTIQVIALVLAKKPIHRIDARPSKALPSSSSQSAELPETRCTLIICPPVCLSHWEKEIGRCTPQGSTKVLVYHGDDRNKVVHDLSSYDFVLTTYQTMFTKYKTSYMARCELCGKWRFPEDLASHNTFYCKGRRVGTDERESEEKLKSSKMEARCASSEDNTSDSDGSRGKSSCTKKKKNPKQKKKADTSSFKSSPSITTEFSLHSIKWQRIILDEAHSIRNKNCYTTRAIFSLKSSYKWALSGTPVQNNFQDLYSLIRFLQIFPYAYYFCRSCDWKSVSIMPEHRCAHNYCFSWWKKYVGKPMRQEGDAKRRAKTLVTQKILKSIMLRRTKESRKELCLPTKIVRVRRCALDIREEEYYKTLYEKYRSYFNRYVTAEHSWIDCACIIRLLTQLQKALNHPYLVIYSKYMIGLATADQVCGICHEALEDKVVASCKHVFCKTCLQSLAPAFGVALCPACPTPFSVKSAMKKNDSTLKNYAGSGTTFKDFKSSSILNRIALNEFQTSTKIEALREEIRFMVETDGSAKALVFSQFVSFLDLIDYSLQKSQINCVKLVGDVAARNALVSRFFNDSDCRILLTTSEAGGLSLNLSVASYLCCGVAGL; translated from the exons ATGGTTCGCAGGTCTAATCGCATCGCTGCCCTTCCAC CTAAGAGCTTTGCAGCCCTAGAAAGCTctgaagaagaggaggaggaggacaGCGCTGGCGAGGAAG AAAGGGAGAAAGATGATGAAGGGAGACTTCAAGATGTTTTTGATGATGATAAGGAAGATGCATCAGAGCATAGACCAAAGAGAGGGCGAAAAAAGCAACAGAGCAAACCGAAACTACAGTGGAAAGTTTTGGAAGAAGATTATGAGacatttctagatttttttgaaataaaaaaccatCTTATTGATTTCGAAGATGAAGTGATTTTGGAAACTACTGAGGCACCCCCACTTTTTCTTGTACCTCTTTTGAGCCACCAAAAGGAATGGCTGACTTGGGCTTTAGAGCAGGAGGAGTCACCTTTTAGAGGAGGGCTTCTTGCAGATGAGATGGGAATGGGGAAAACAATCCAAGTCATTGCACTGGTTCTTGCAAAAAAGCCAATCCATAGAATTGACGCTAGACCATCTAAAGCATTACCTTCATCCAGTTCACAGTCAGCAGAATTGCCAGAAACTAGATGCACACTCATTATTTGTCCTCCAGTTTGTCTGTCGCATTGGGAGAAGGAGATTGGTCGTTGTACACCTCAAGGGAGCACCAAAGTGTTGGTCTATCACGGGGATGACAGAAACAAGGTGGTTCATGACTTATCGAGTTATGATTTTGTTCTGACAACTTATCAGACTATGTTTACAAAATACAAGACCTCTTACATGGCAAGGTGTGAATTGTGTGGGAAGTGGAGGTTTCCCGAAGATCTTGCTTCACACAACACATTTTATTGTAAAGGAAGGAGAGTTGGAACTGATGAGAGAGAGTCTGAGGAGAAACTGAAATCTTCCAAAATGGAAGCAAGATGTGCAAGTTCAGAAGATAATACAAGTGATTCTGATGGTAGTAGAGGGAAGAGTTCTTGcactaaaaaaaagaagaatcctAAGCAGAAAAAGAAGGCAGACACTTCATCTTTCAAGTCAAGTCCATCAATCACTACGGAATTCTCTTTGCACTCAATTAAGTGGCAACGGATTATTCTGGATGAG GCTCACTccataagaaacaaaaattgttATACTACAAGAGCAATTTTTTCTTTGAAGTCTTCATACAAATGGGCTTTAAGCGGCACTCCAGTTCAGAATAATTTCCAAGATCTTTACTCACTG ATCCGCTTCCTGCAAATTTTTCCTTATGCATACTACTTTTGTCGTTCTTGTGACTGGAAATCAGTTAGTATCAT GCCCGAACATCGTTGTGCTCATAACTATTGCTTTTCCTGGTGGAAAAAG TATGTTGGTAAACCAATGAGACAGGAAGGTGATGCAAAAAGAAGAGCCAAGACTTTGGTAACCCAAAAGATTCTGAAAAGTATAATGTTAAGGCGCACTAAAGAAAGTAGAAAAGAACTTTGCCTTCCAACTAAAATT gTTAGAGTGAGACGATGTGCATTAGATATTAGAGAAGAAGAGTATTATAAGACACTATATGAAAAATATCGATCATATTTTAACAG ATATGTTACGGCTGAACACTCATGGATAGATTGCGCTTGCATAATTAGACTTTTGACACAGTTGCAGAAG GCACTCAATCACCCATATCTTGTGATTTATTCTAAATATATGATTGGTTTGGCTACTGCTGATCAAGTCTGTGGCATTTGTCATGAGGCCTTAGAAGATAAAGTG GTTGCATCTTGCAAGCATGTCTTTTGTAAGACTTGCCTGCAGTCTCTTGCTCCAGCCTTTGGAGTAGCTTTATGTCCTGCATGCCCAACACCATTTTCTGTTAAATCagcaatgaagaagaatgatTCCACATTGAAGAACTATGCTGGTTCTGGAACAACCTTTAAGGACTTTAAATCCTCAAGTATCTTAAACAGAATTGCTCTCAATGAGTTTCAGACAAGCACAAAAATTGAAGCTTTG AGGGAAGAAATCAGATTCATGGTAGAAACAGATGGTTCTGCAAAAGCTCTTGTTTTTAGCCAGTTCGTTTCTTTCTTGGATTTAATTGATTACTCCTTGCAGAAG TCTCAAATAAATTGTGTTAAGCTGGTGGGGGATGTTGCTGCAAGAAATGCATTGGTATCAAGGTTCTTTAATGACTCAGATTGCAGAATCTTACTCACTACTTCAGAAGCTGGAGGTCTTTCCCTGAATCTCTCTGTTGCATCATAT CTCTGCTGTGGAGTTGCAGGCTTGTGA